From Melospiza georgiana isolate bMelGeo1 chromosome 33, bMelGeo1.pri, whole genome shotgun sequence, the proteins below share one genomic window:
- the CHTOP gene encoding chromatin target of PRMT1 protein isoform X1: protein MAAQSAPKVVLKSTTKMSLNERFTNMLKNKQPMPVNIRATMQQQQLASARNRRLAQQMENRPSVQAALKLKQKSLKQRLGKSNIQARLGRPAGTLARGALGQRGLALGQRGLPRGALRGRGARAIIRGGVALRGQGLLRGGRGIAPRMGLRRGGIRGRGGPGRGGLGRGAMGRGGIGGRGRGMAGRGRGGFGGRGRGRGRGRGSARPALTKEQLDNQLDAYMSKTKGHLDAELDAYMAQTDPEAAD, encoded by the exons ATGGCTGCACAGTCAGCACCGAAGGTCGTGCTAAAGAGCACCACCAAGATGTCTCTGAACGAGCG CTTCACTAACATGCTGAAGAACAAACAGCCGATGCCGGTGAATATCCGGGCCaccatgcagcagcagcagctggccagCGCTCGAAACAGACGTTTGGCCCAGCAGATGGAGAACAGGCCGTCTGTGCAGGCTGCTCTGAAGCTCAAACAG AAGAGCTTGAAGCAACGCCTCGGCAAGAGCAACATCCAGGCGCGGCTGGGCCGGCCGGCGGGGACCCTGGCCCGGGGAGCCCTGGGCCAACGggggctggccctgggccagcgggggctgccccggggggccctgcggggccgcggggcccgGGCCATCATCCGAGGAGGGGTGGCGCTCCGAG GTCAAGGCCTGCTGCGTGGCGGCAGAGGGATTGCCCCCAGGATGGGTCTGCGCAGAGGCGGCATCAGGGGCCGCGGGGGCCCGGGCAGAGGCGGCCTGGGCCGGGGCGCCATGGGCCGGGGCGGCATCGGCGGCAGAG GGCGCGGCATGGCGGGGCGCGGCCGGGGCGGCTTCGGCGGGCGCGGCAGAGGCCGGGGCCGCGGGAGAGGCTCGGCACGGCCCGCCCTCACCAAGGAGCAGCTGGACAACCAGCTGGACGCCTACATGTCCAAGACCAAGGGACACCTGGACGCCGAGCTGGACGCGTACATGGCACAGACGGACCCCGAGGCCGCCGACTGA
- the CHTOP gene encoding chromatin target of PRMT1 protein isoform X2 has product MAAQSAPKVVLKSTTKMSLNERFTNMLKNKQPMPVNIRATMQQQQLASARNRRLAQQMENRPSVQAALKLKQSLKQRLGKSNIQARLGRPAGTLARGALGQRGLALGQRGLPRGALRGRGARAIIRGGVALRGQGLLRGGRGIAPRMGLRRGGIRGRGGPGRGGLGRGAMGRGGIGGRGRGMAGRGRGGFGGRGRGRGRGRGSARPALTKEQLDNQLDAYMSKTKGHLDAELDAYMAQTDPEAAD; this is encoded by the exons ATGGCTGCACAGTCAGCACCGAAGGTCGTGCTAAAGAGCACCACCAAGATGTCTCTGAACGAGCG CTTCACTAACATGCTGAAGAACAAACAGCCGATGCCGGTGAATATCCGGGCCaccatgcagcagcagcagctggccagCGCTCGAAACAGACGTTTGGCCCAGCAGATGGAGAACAGGCCGTCTGTGCAGGCTGCTCTGAAGCTCAAACAG AGCTTGAAGCAACGCCTCGGCAAGAGCAACATCCAGGCGCGGCTGGGCCGGCCGGCGGGGACCCTGGCCCGGGGAGCCCTGGGCCAACGggggctggccctgggccagcgggggctgccccggggggccctgcggggccgcggggcccgGGCCATCATCCGAGGAGGGGTGGCGCTCCGAG GTCAAGGCCTGCTGCGTGGCGGCAGAGGGATTGCCCCCAGGATGGGTCTGCGCAGAGGCGGCATCAGGGGCCGCGGGGGCCCGGGCAGAGGCGGCCTGGGCCGGGGCGCCATGGGCCGGGGCGGCATCGGCGGCAGAG GGCGCGGCATGGCGGGGCGCGGCCGGGGCGGCTTCGGCGGGCGCGGCAGAGGCCGGGGCCGCGGGAGAGGCTCGGCACGGCCCGCCCTCACCAAGGAGCAGCTGGACAACCAGCTGGACGCCTACATGTCCAAGACCAAGGGACACCTGGACGCCGAGCTGGACGCGTACATGGCACAGACGGACCCCGAGGCCGCCGACTGA
- the S100A1 gene encoding protein S100-A1 — protein sequence MPGPCGAGSRCQPGCPAPVSDPPGGRGIGAYLTCPARTGESTRSAGSSAAAMASQLEGAMETLINVFHHYSGKEGDKYKLSKKELKELLQSELGCFLEAQKDAGAVEKIMQDLDENGDGEVDFQEFVVLVATLTVACNTFFWENA from the exons ATGCCCGGCCCCTGCGGGGCTGGCTCGCGGTGCCAGCCCGGCTGCCCAGCCCCGGTATCGGATCCTCCCGGAGGGAGGGGGATTGGAGCTTATTTAACGTGCCCGGCCCGGACGGGAGAGAGCACTCGGAGCGCGGGGAGCTCAG CCGCAGCCATGGCGTCGCAGCTGGAAGGGGCCATGGAGACCCTGATCAATGTCTTCCACCACTACTCGGGCAAGGAAGGGGACAAGTACAAGCTGAGCAAGAAGGAGctcaaggagctgctgcagagcgaGCTGGGATGTTTCCTGGAG GCCCAGAAGGACGCGGGGGCCGTGGAGAAGATCATGCAGGACCTGGATGAGAATGGCGATGGAGAGGTGGATTTCCAGGAGTTCGTGGTCCTGGTGGCCACCCTGACCGTGGCCTGCAACACTTTCTTCTGGGAGAACGCCTGA